A genome region from Pangasianodon hypophthalmus isolate fPanHyp1 chromosome 11, fPanHyp1.pri, whole genome shotgun sequence includes the following:
- the chrna4b gene encoding neuronal acetylcholine receptor subunit alpha-4b, which yields MNPARSVQLILILYLQCIYVCTPAPAHGHAEERLLQVLFRRYNKLSRPVENISDVVLVHFGLSIAQLIDVDEKNQMMTTNVWVKQEWSDYKLRWNPEEFENVTSIRIPSELIWRPDIVLYNNADGDFAVTHLTKAQVFHDGRVKWKPPAIYKSSCSIDVTFFPFDQQNCKMKFGSWTYDRAKIDLVSMDSNVDQMDYWESGEWVIINAVGKYNSKKYECCTEIYPDITYYFIIRRLPLFYTINLIIPCLLISCLTVLVFYLPSECAEKITLCISVLLSLTVFLLLITEIIPSTSLVIPLIGEYLLFTMIFVTLSIIITVFVLNVHHRSSRTHRMPHWVRQLFLHLVPRYLFMKRPPAAGKRNCRKLIEMMHRPMALQPIQQGNPTLTMPLDLAMVSASSSCAMHREAASKSPLFCSSPSSQYSILQEEPTHMNLTPGLTCTQVNTSSTSSPSLSPDAPLGPLLQTLALSEVCEFQCHSAESVFVDTTEGTHETGTLWHCHKHEETSIKTYVTADRSESTGSCIRHKVRGTQISSPSCSKESKLEETEFPVSQSLLRALEGVQYIADHLRAEDSDFSVREDWKYVAMVIDRIFLWMFVLVCILGTAGLFLPPWLAGMI from the exons ATGAATCCAGCCAGGAGCGTCCAGCTAATCCTGATCCTCTACCTCCAATGCATCTACG TGTGCACACCTGCCCCGGCTCATGGTCATGCAGAGGAGAGACTACTTCAGGTTTTATTCCGTCGCTATAACAAGCTCTCACGTCCTGTAGAGAACATCTCAGATGTGGTGCTGGTCCACTTCGGCCTTTCCATCGCACAACTCATTGATGTA GATGAAAAGAATCAAATGATGACCACCAATGTTTGGGTGAAACAG GAATGGAGCGATTACAAGCTGCGCTGGAACCCTGAGGAGTTTGAGAATGTCACCTCCATCAGAATCCCCTCCGAGCTCATCTGGAGGCCTGATATTGTGCTCTACAACAA CGCTGATGGAGATTTCGCCGTGACCCACCTGACCAAAGCCCAGGTGTTCCACGATGGCAGAGTCAAATGGAAGCCTCCTGCCATATATAAGAGCTCCTGCAGTATTGACGTCACGTTCTTCCCTTTCGATCAGCAGAACTGTAAGATGAAGTTTGGCTCGTGGACGTATGACCGAGCTAAGATCGACTTGGTCAGCATGGACAGCAATGTGGACCAAATGGACTACTGGGAGAGTGGTGAGTGGGTCATCATCAACGCTGTGGGAAAGTACAACAGCAAGAAATACGAGTGCTGCACAGAAATCTACCCAGACATCACATACTACTTCATCATCCGCCGGCTCCCTCTGTTCTACACCATCAATCTGATCATCCCATGCCTGCTGATCTCATGCTTGACCGTGCTTGTGTTCTACCTACCATCGGAGTGTGCTGAGAAGATCACGCTGTGCATATCGGTGctcctctcactcactgtcttcCTGCTGCTCATTACAGAAATCATCCCTTCCACCTCGCTGGTCATCCCACTCATCGGTGAGTACCTGCTCTTCACCATGATCTTTGTCACGCTTTCTATCATCATCACCGTGTTTGTGCTGAACGTGCACCACCGCTCATCCCGCACGCATCGAATGCCTCATTGGGTCCGCCAGCTCTTTCTCCACCTGGTCCCGAGATACCTCTTCATGAAACGTCCACCCGCTGCTGGAAAGAGGAACTGCCGCAAACTCATTGAAATGATGCATAGGCCAATGGCACTGCAGCCCATCCAGCAGGGCAACCCCACCTTGACCATGCCCCTCGATCTGGCCATGGTCTCTGCTAGCTCATCATGTGCAATGCACCGAGAAGCAGCATCCAAATCTCCTCTTTTCTGCAGCTCCCCCAGTAGTCAGTACTCCATCCTTCAAGAGGAGCCCACACACATGAACCTCACTCCTGGACTCACATGCACTCAAGTGAACACTTCCTCTACCTCAAGCCCTTCTTTGTCTCCAGATGCACCCCTTGGGCCTCTGCTTCAAACGTTAGCTCTCAGTGAGGTTTGTGAATTTCAGTGCCACAGTGCTGAGAGTGTATTTGTGGATACCACAGAAGGTACGCATGAGACAGGAACTCTTTGGCACTGTCATAAGCATGAGGAGACAAGTATAAAGACATACGTCACTGCAGATAGAAGTGAAAGTACAGGTTCATGTATAAGACACAAGGTCCGGGGCACTCAAATCTCAAGCCCCAGCTGTAGTAAAGAATCCAAGCTGGAGGAAACTGAGTTTCCAGTGTCACAGTCACTCCTGCGGGCCCTCGAGGGAGTCCAGTACATCGCCGACCATCTCAGAGCTGAGGATTCAGACTTTTCG GTAAGAGAAGACTGGAAATATGTTGCCATGGTGATTGATAGAATATTTCTCTGGATGTTTGTGCTGGTGTGCATTTTGGGTACAGCGGGACTGTTTCTGCCTCCTTGGTTGGCTGGAATGATCTAG